Proteins from one Rhizobium bangladeshense genomic window:
- a CDS encoding aldo/keto reductase, giving the protein MTSGLATKRRTFLTGVAAVAATSMFASAFSMRQAVAQQPGRAPIMRPIPKSGEMIPAIGLGTFETFDLQPGESRDHVREVVRLFHEHGGRVIDTSPLYGMSEVCVGDFIADLGIAEDIFITNKTWTTGEYLSDNSHSEGQLRQSRQRLWRDRIDVLQVHSLENHDQVRHWLAQKKAEGSVRYIGITQWSPEYYDTMERLVNTGTLDFVQIAYTILTRAAEQRLLDACAANGVAVQVNIPFEKARLFGPVAEQSIPDFAKEMGIETWAQYFLKWIISHPAVTNVIPATSQPQHVVDNMGALYGDLPDRATRERMADYYTGLTGVADALKQPPYPGKKYGGVVTWPFPQAQRT; this is encoded by the coding sequence ATGACCTCAGGACTCGCAACCAAACGCCGGACTTTTCTAACCGGCGTGGCGGCAGTTGCCGCAACATCGATGTTCGCTTCGGCTTTCTCCATGCGACAGGCCGTCGCACAACAACCTGGCCGTGCCCCAATCATGCGGCCCATTCCGAAATCGGGGGAGATGATCCCGGCGATCGGCCTCGGCACATTCGAGACCTTCGACCTCCAACCAGGAGAGTCGCGCGACCATGTCCGCGAGGTAGTCCGCCTATTCCACGAACATGGCGGAAGGGTCATCGATACATCGCCGCTCTATGGAATGTCGGAAGTGTGCGTCGGCGATTTCATCGCCGATCTTGGCATCGCCGAAGACATCTTTATCACCAACAAGACCTGGACCACCGGTGAATATCTTTCCGACAACAGCCATTCGGAAGGGCAGCTCAGGCAATCGCGGCAACGGCTATGGCGGGATCGCATCGACGTCCTGCAGGTTCACAGTCTCGAAAACCATGATCAAGTCCGCCACTGGCTTGCTCAGAAAAAGGCCGAGGGTTCTGTGCGCTATATCGGCATCACACAGTGGAGCCCGGAATACTACGACACTATGGAGCGCCTGGTGAACACAGGCACGCTCGACTTCGTCCAGATCGCCTATACGATCCTGACGCGTGCCGCCGAACAGCGGTTGCTCGATGCCTGCGCCGCCAACGGTGTCGCCGTTCAGGTCAACATTCCGTTCGAAAAGGCGCGGCTTTTTGGGCCCGTGGCGGAACAGTCCATTCCAGACTTCGCCAAGGAGATGGGCATCGAGACATGGGCGCAGTATTTTTTAAAATGGATCATCTCCCACCCGGCCGTGACGAATGTTATCCCCGCGACGAGCCAGCCACAGCACGTCGTCGACAACATGGGTGCGCTCTACGGCGACCTGCCCGACCGCGCGACGCGTGAACGCATGGCGGATTATTATACCGGGCTGACAGGCGTCGCCGATGCGCTTAAACAACCTCCTTATCCCGGCAAAAAATACGGCGGCGTCGTCACATGGCCTTTCCCGCAAGCACAACGTACCTGA